The Triticum dicoccoides isolate Atlit2015 ecotype Zavitan unplaced genomic scaffold, WEW_v2.0 scaffold22101, whole genome shotgun sequence genome includes a window with the following:
- the LOC119345276 gene encoding vegetative cell wall protein gp1-like, with product MRSLPPIFRSLFPPLPQIPGLPPLFGPLPGGAPGAPPSPALPSLPHLPLPTGSPSPPPPKECLTPLTSMIPCMDYLTNITVFSPPDACCDGLKSVVSTAPICLCHGLNNNGGMSKLFPKPIDPIRMIILPVRCGAMIPIQTIFSCGTQPLPPLMPPATTPAPHAASPAPSP from the exons ATGCGTAGCCTACCACCGATATTCCGATCCCTATTCCCACCACTGCCCCAGATCCCGGGCCTGCCGCCGCTATTCGGGCCGCTCCCTGGTGGTGCACCGGGCGCCCCTCCATCCCCTGCACTGCCTAGCCTCCCACACCTCCCACTTCCCACCGGCTCGCCAAGCCCGCCGCCGCCAAAGGAGTGCCTCACACCATTGACGAGCATGATACCGTGCATGGACTACCTCACCAACATCACGGTGTTCTCGCCACCGGACGCGTGCTGCGACGGCCTCAAGTCGGTCGTCAGCACCGCGCCGATCTGCCTCTGCCACGGCCTCAACAACAACGGCGGCATGAGCAAGCTCTTCCCCAAGCCCATAGATCCGATCCGCATGATCATCCTCCCGGTTAGGTGTGGCGCCATGATACCCATCCAGACGATCTTCTCCTGCGGCA CCCAACCCTTGCCGCCGTTGATGCCTCCTGCCACGACTCCGGCGCCTCACGCTGCTTCCCCCGCGCCATCACCATAG